DNA sequence from the Candidatus Methylomirabilota bacterium genome:
AGAGCGCGCGCACGCGGTCATGCGGCTCTGTCCGGAGATCGCGAGCCCCGTGAGCGGGCTGACGGCCATCACCAGCACGTTGTCGGGGCCGAGTGGGTCGGCGCCGCGCGGGATCGTCTGGAGCAGGAGGTACGCGGCGAGGGCACTGCCGCCGGGATACTTCCGGTAGACGTCCTCGGGGATGGTCTTCGTCTCGACGGTGCCGCGGCTCAGGTCAACGTGATGAACGGTGGCCGTGAGTGCCAAGGCTCTTCTCCTTTGGGAGGCCAGCCTACCATGCATCAGGATCTCTCTGGGCTCGGGTCGGACGCGTCGAGGCGCCGCTGGCCGAGGTAGGCTTCCCGGATGGCGGGATCCGCGAGCAGCGCCGCCGCCTGGCCTTCCAGCACGAGCGCGCCGCTCTGGAGCACGTAGCCCCGGTGGGCGATGGCGAGGGCGACCCGGGCATTCTGCTCGACCATGAACACCGTCACCCCCCGCCTGTTGATCTCCGACACCAGGTCGAGGACGCGATCGACGAACGCCGGGGCGAGTCCCATGGTCGGCTCGTCCATGCACACGAGACGAGGCCGGCTCATGAGGGCGCGGGCCATGGCCAGCATCTGCTGCTCGCCGCCGCTCAGCGTTCCGGCGAGCTGGCGCCGGCGGTCCCGCAACCGCGGGAACAGGTCGAACATGCCGGCCATGTCGTCGAGCACGGCCCGCCGGTCGCGTCGCGTGTACGCCCCCATCCGCAGGTTTTCTTCCACCGTCATCGCCGGGAACATCCGCCGGGCCTCGGGGACCGACGCCACCCCGCGGCGGATGATCTCGGAGGTCGGGCGGCCGGTGATCGCCCGGCCGTCCAGCAGGACCTGCCCCGAGCGCGGCCGCACGAGGCCCAGGATGACCTTCATGGTCGTCGACTTGCCGGACGCGTTCCCTCCGAGCAGCGCCACGATCTCCCCCGCCTCGACGTGGAGCGTGAGGCGGGAGAGCGCGTGGACGGGCCCGTAATACGCGTCGATCGCCTCGAGCCTCAGCACACGGGGCCACCCCTCCGGCCGAGGTACGCCTCGATCACGCGCTCGTCCGACTGCACCTGCGAAGCGGTTCCCTGGGCAATGAGCTTTCCGTAGTCGAGGACCAGGACGCGGTCCGACAGCGCCATGACGAAATCCAGCTTGTGCTCGATCAGCAGGATCGTGTGCCCCTCGGCCCGGAGCGCCGCCAGCTGGCCG
Encoded proteins:
- a CDS encoding aldehyde ferredoxin oxidoreductase N-terminal domain-containing protein; translated protein: MALTATVHHVDLSRGTVETKTIPEDVYRKYPGGSALAAYLLLQTIPRGADPLGPDNVLVMAVSPLTGLAISGQSRMTACARS
- a CDS encoding ABC transporter ATP-binding protein, whose protein sequence is MLRLEAIDAYYGPVHALSRLTLHVEAGEIVALLGGNASGKSTTMKVILGLVRPRSGQVLLDGRAITGRPTSEIIRRGVASVPEARRMFPAMTVEENLRMGAYTRRDRRAVLDDMAGMFDLFPRLRDRRRQLAGTLSGGEQQMLAMARALMSRPRLVCMDEPTMGLAPAFVDRVLDLVSEINRRGVTVFMVEQNARVALAIAHRGYVLQSGALVLEGQAAALLADPAIREAYLGQRRLDASDPSPERS